AGAATTTTTGAAATGAGTCTTTTCTTTCCAATCTAAAAAGCTCTTGAATATCTTTAGCCCAATAATCATCCATCCATTCTTGAAAATACCGTTCAGGAACATTGTGAGACATGAAAAATTGTGGTAATCCACCCATGAACAAACGATGTTCTAAATCATCAGTTCTAAAATCTGTTAAGTCATTAGTAATCATTGGTGTAAGCCATAATTTTTCTTTTCTTCCTGTCAGAGTGTCTCTAAATTTTTTTGAAGCTGTAATTGTTGATGAACCAGTTGCAATTATTTTTATATTACTGAAATGATCTGTAGCAATTTTTAAGAGCTCAGATGGATTATCAAGTCTATGTACTTCATCTAAAACTATTCTCTTATTTCTTAATTTTGCTAAAAATGTTTCTGGCTCATTCATTAGTTTCCTTGTTTTAGGTAATTCACAATCAAAATATTCTATATTTTGCAAAGATTGACAGAGAAAAGTTTTTCCAACTCTTCTAACACCAGTCAACCAAATTAGTGATCGTTCTTTCCACAATGTGTTGATTTGCTTTATCCAGAAATTCCTTATAACCATATGTAGCTATACTAGCATATAGTGCTACTGAATGCAATTATAGTTACATTTGGTACATATGACTTTCAGGATTGGTAATCTTAAATTATTAAATTCTTTCTATTTTTCTAATTGGTCTTTTTAAAACTTTTGGATCAATTCCTAACTTAATTACTTTTTCTTGACTGGTAAGATCCGTATAACTTTCAACAATATTAAACTTAAGATTTAAATCAAATGGAGAAACTTCTAAACAAGTTTTATTTTCTTTTATTAAAGTTACATTTTTAAATTTTTCAGCTTGGTATAAAACTCCTGCACTGCCAAAAGCATTGTATGGGACTATTATTTGA
This genomic stretch from Candidatus Melainabacteria bacterium harbors:
- a CDS encoding ATP-binding protein, with protein sequence MVIRNFWIKQINTLWKERSLIWLTGVRRVGKTFLCQSLQNIEYFDCELPKTRKLMNEPETFLAKLRNKRIVLDEVHRLDNPSELLKIATDHFSNIKIIATGSSTITASKKFRDTLTGRKEKLWLTPMITNDLTDFRTDDLEHRLFMGGLPQFFMSHNVPERYFQEWMDDYWAKDIQELFRLERKDSFQKFFDLLLNQSSGIFEASKFAKPCEVSRQTIINYLRILESTFVFHIIKPFSSYKPTEIISAPKVYAFDTGFICYHKDWDKLRREDLGYLWEHFVLNEIQANLQTRQINYWRDKRGHEVDFILKKRKEDPIAIECKWNSDSFDSRGMEAFRRQYPKGKNYLVANDIDMILTKRFSELEIEFVNLKSLLKEII